From Lemur catta isolate mLemCat1 chromosome 21, mLemCat1.pri, whole genome shotgun sequence, a single genomic window includes:
- the GP1BB gene encoding platelet glycoprotein Ib beta chain, which translates to MGSGPRGALSLLLLLLAPPGGLAASCPAPCSCAGTIVDCGWRGLTWASLPAAFPRGTTELVLTGNNLTALPPGLLDALPALRAAYLSANPWRCDCHLVPLHAWLAGRRERAPYRDLRCAEPPALRGRLLPYLAEDELRAACAPGPLCWGALAAQFALLGLGLLHALLLALLLCRLRRLRARARAAYRLSLTAPLVPETAEAGAS; encoded by the exons ATGGGCTCCG GGCCGCGCGGGGCGCTGAGCTTACTGCTCCTGCTGCTGGCGCCGCCGGGCGGCCTGGCCGCGAGCTGCCCCGCGCCCTGTAGCTGCGCAGGGACGATCGTGGACTGCGGGTGGCGCGGGCTGACGTGGGCCTCGCTGCCGGCCGCCTTCCCTCGGGGGACCACCGAACTGGTGCTGACGGGCAACAACCTGACGGCGCTACCGCCGGGGCTGCTGGACGCGCTGCCCGCGCTGCGCGCCGCGTACCTGAGCGCCAACCCCTGGCGCTGCGACTGCCACCTGGTGCCGCTGCACGCCTGGCTGGCCGGCCGCCGCGAGCGCGCGCCCTACCGCGACCTGCGCTGCGCCGAGCCCCCTGCGCTGCGCGGCCGCCTGCTGCCCTACCTGGCCGAGGACGAGCTGCGCGCCGCCTGCGCCCCGGGCCCGCTCTGCTGGGGGGCGCTGGCGGCGCAGTTCGCGCTGCTCGGGCTTGGGCTGCTGCACGCGCTACTGCTGGCGCTGCTGCTGTGCCGCCTGCGGAGGCtgcgcgcccgcgcccgcgccgcgTACCGGCTGTCGCTGACCGCGCCGCTGGTGCCCGAGACCGCGGAAGCCGGCGCGTCCTGA
- the SEPTIN5 gene encoding septin-5 isoform X1: MNSLAAPQDRLVEQLLSPRTQAQRRLKDIDKQYVGFATLPNQVHRKSVKKGFDFTLMVAGESGLGKSTLVHSLFLTDLYKDRKLLSAEERINQTVEILKHTVDIEEKGVKLKLTIVDTPGFGDAVNNSECWKPITDYVDQQFEQYFRDESGLNRKNIQDNRVHCCLYFISPFGHGLRPVDVGFMKALHEKVNIVPLIAKADCLVPSEIRKLKERIREEIDKFGIHVYQFPECDSDEDEDFKQQDRELKESAPFAVIGSNTVVEAKGQRVRGRLYPWGIVEVENQAHCDFVKLRNMLIRTHMHDLKDVTCDVHYENYRAHCIQQMTSKLTQDSRMESPIPILPLPTPDAETEKLIRMKDEELRRMQEMLQKMKQQMQDQ, encoded by the exons ATGAACTCGCTGGCAGCGCCCCAGGACCGCCTGGTGGAGCAGCTGCTGTCGCCGCGGACCCAGGCCCAGCGGCGGCTCAAG GACATCGACAAGCAGTACGTGGGCTTTGCCACACTGCCCAACCAGGTGCACCGCAAGTCAGTGAAGAAGGGCTTTGACTTCACACTCATGGTGGCTG GTGAGTCGGGCCTGGGGAAGTCCACGCTGGTCCACAGCCTCTTCCTGACCGACTTGTACAAGGATCGGAAGCTGCTCAGTGCTGAGG AGCGCATCAACCAGACGGTAGAGATCCTGAAGCACACGGTGGACATTGAGGAGAAGGGCGTCAAGCTGAAGCTCACCATTGTGGACACGCCAGGTTTCGGGGACGCAGTCAACAACTCGGAGTG ctggaaGCCCATCACCGACTACGTGGACCAGCAGTTTGAGCAGTATTTCCGTGACGAGAGTGGCCTCAACCGCAAGAACATCCAAGACAACCGGGTGCACTGCTGCCTGTACTTCATCTCTCCCTTTGGGCACGG GCTGCGGCCGGTGGACGTGGGTTTCATGAAGGCATTGCACGAGAAGGTGAACATCGTGCCTCTCATCGCCAAAGCTGACTGTCTCGTCCCTAGTGAGATCCGGAAGCTGAAGGAGCGG ATCCGCGAGGAGATTGACAAGTTCGGGATCCACGTGTACCAGTTCCCCGAGTGTGACTCCGATGAGGATGAGGACTTCAAGCAGCAGGACCGGGAACTGAAG GAGAGCGCGCCCTTCGCCGTCATAGGCAGCAACACGGTGGTGGAGGCCAAGGGGCAGCGGGTCCGGGGGCGACTGTACCCCTGGGGGATCGTGGAGG TGGAGAACCAGGCGCACTGCGACTTTGTGAAGCTGCGCAATATGCTCATCCGCACGCACATGCACGACCTCAAGGACGTGACATGCGACGTGCACTACGAGAACTACCGTGCACACTGCATCCAGCAGATGACCAG CAAACTGACCCAGGACAGCCGCATGGAGAGCCCCATTCCCATCCTGCCACTGCCCACCCCGGACGCCGAGACTGAGAAGCTCATCAGGATGAAGGACGAGGAG ctgagGCGCATGCAGGAAATGCTGCAGAAGATGAAGCAGCAAATGCAGGACCAgtga
- the SEPTIN5 gene encoding septin-5 isoform X2, translating into MSTGLRYKSKLATPEDKQDIDKQYVGFATLPNQVHRKSVKKGFDFTLMVAGESGLGKSTLVHSLFLTDLYKDRKLLSAEERINQTVEILKHTVDIEEKGVKLKLTIVDTPGFGDAVNNSECWKPITDYVDQQFEQYFRDESGLNRKNIQDNRVHCCLYFISPFGHGLRPVDVGFMKALHEKVNIVPLIAKADCLVPSEIRKLKERIREEIDKFGIHVYQFPECDSDEDEDFKQQDRELKESAPFAVIGSNTVVEAKGQRVRGRLYPWGIVEVENQAHCDFVKLRNMLIRTHMHDLKDVTCDVHYENYRAHCIQQMTSKLTQDSRMESPIPILPLPTPDAETEKLIRMKDEELRRMQEMLQKMKQQMQDQ; encoded by the exons ATGAGCACAGGCCTGCGGTACAAGAGCAAGCTGGCGACCCCAG AGGATAAGCAG GACATCGACAAGCAGTACGTGGGCTTTGCCACACTGCCCAACCAGGTGCACCGCAAGTCAGTGAAGAAGGGCTTTGACTTCACACTCATGGTGGCTG GTGAGTCGGGCCTGGGGAAGTCCACGCTGGTCCACAGCCTCTTCCTGACCGACTTGTACAAGGATCGGAAGCTGCTCAGTGCTGAGG AGCGCATCAACCAGACGGTAGAGATCCTGAAGCACACGGTGGACATTGAGGAGAAGGGCGTCAAGCTGAAGCTCACCATTGTGGACACGCCAGGTTTCGGGGACGCAGTCAACAACTCGGAGTG ctggaaGCCCATCACCGACTACGTGGACCAGCAGTTTGAGCAGTATTTCCGTGACGAGAGTGGCCTCAACCGCAAGAACATCCAAGACAACCGGGTGCACTGCTGCCTGTACTTCATCTCTCCCTTTGGGCACGG GCTGCGGCCGGTGGACGTGGGTTTCATGAAGGCATTGCACGAGAAGGTGAACATCGTGCCTCTCATCGCCAAAGCTGACTGTCTCGTCCCTAGTGAGATCCGGAAGCTGAAGGAGCGG ATCCGCGAGGAGATTGACAAGTTCGGGATCCACGTGTACCAGTTCCCCGAGTGTGACTCCGATGAGGATGAGGACTTCAAGCAGCAGGACCGGGAACTGAAG GAGAGCGCGCCCTTCGCCGTCATAGGCAGCAACACGGTGGTGGAGGCCAAGGGGCAGCGGGTCCGGGGGCGACTGTACCCCTGGGGGATCGTGGAGG TGGAGAACCAGGCGCACTGCGACTTTGTGAAGCTGCGCAATATGCTCATCCGCACGCACATGCACGACCTCAAGGACGTGACATGCGACGTGCACTACGAGAACTACCGTGCACACTGCATCCAGCAGATGACCAG CAAACTGACCCAGGACAGCCGCATGGAGAGCCCCATTCCCATCCTGCCACTGCCCACCCCGGACGCCGAGACTGAGAAGCTCATCAGGATGAAGGACGAGGAG ctgagGCGCATGCAGGAAATGCTGCAGAAGATGAAGCAGCAAATGCAGGACCAgtga
- the SEPTIN5 gene encoding septin-5 isoform X3, whose amino-acid sequence MNSLAAPQDRLVEQLLSPRTQAQRRLKDIDKQYVGFATLPNQVHRKSVKKGFDFTLMVAGESGLGKSTLVHSLFLTDLYKDRKLLSAEERINQTVEILKHTVDIEEKGVKLKLTIVDTPGFGDAVNNSECWKPITDYVDQQFEQYFRDESGLNRKNIQDNRVHCCLYFISPFGHGLRPVDVGFMKALHEKVNIVPLIAKADCLVPSEIRKLKERIREEIDKFGIHVYQFPECDSDEDEDFKQQDRELKESAPFAVIGSNTVVEAKGQRVRGRLYPWGIVEGALRLCEAAQYAHPHAHARPQGRDMRRALRELPCTLHPADDQQTDPGQPHGEPHSHPATAHPGRRD is encoded by the exons ATGAACTCGCTGGCAGCGCCCCAGGACCGCCTGGTGGAGCAGCTGCTGTCGCCGCGGACCCAGGCCCAGCGGCGGCTCAAG GACATCGACAAGCAGTACGTGGGCTTTGCCACACTGCCCAACCAGGTGCACCGCAAGTCAGTGAAGAAGGGCTTTGACTTCACACTCATGGTGGCTG GTGAGTCGGGCCTGGGGAAGTCCACGCTGGTCCACAGCCTCTTCCTGACCGACTTGTACAAGGATCGGAAGCTGCTCAGTGCTGAGG AGCGCATCAACCAGACGGTAGAGATCCTGAAGCACACGGTGGACATTGAGGAGAAGGGCGTCAAGCTGAAGCTCACCATTGTGGACACGCCAGGTTTCGGGGACGCAGTCAACAACTCGGAGTG ctggaaGCCCATCACCGACTACGTGGACCAGCAGTTTGAGCAGTATTTCCGTGACGAGAGTGGCCTCAACCGCAAGAACATCCAAGACAACCGGGTGCACTGCTGCCTGTACTTCATCTCTCCCTTTGGGCACGG GCTGCGGCCGGTGGACGTGGGTTTCATGAAGGCATTGCACGAGAAGGTGAACATCGTGCCTCTCATCGCCAAAGCTGACTGTCTCGTCCCTAGTGAGATCCGGAAGCTGAAGGAGCGG ATCCGCGAGGAGATTGACAAGTTCGGGATCCACGTGTACCAGTTCCCCGAGTGTGACTCCGATGAGGATGAGGACTTCAAGCAGCAGGACCGGGAACTGAAG GAGAGCGCGCCCTTCGCCGTCATAGGCAGCAACACGGTGGTGGAGGCCAAGGGGCAGCGGGTCCGGGGGCGACTGTACCCCTGGGGGATCGTGGAGG GCGCACTGCGACTTTGTGAAGCTGCGCAATATGCTCATCCGCACGCACATGCACGACCTCAAGGACGTGACATGCGACGTGCACTACGAGAACTACCGTGCACACTGCATCCAGCAGATGACCAG CAAACTGACCCAGGACAGCCGCATGGAGAGCCCCATTCCCATCCTGCCACTGCCCACCCCGGACGCCGAGACTGA